In Halobacteroides halobius DSM 5150, the genomic window CTCTAAATTATATCCGTTATCCCATTCTTCTTTTAATTCTGGGTTGGCCTTGGCCCAAGCAGCAAATTCTTCTTCCCAGGCAGCTCGTTCTGCTTGCAATTCTTCTTTTCGTTGATTAAGAAATTCTTTTACTTTATTTGAAATATAGAACTTTTCATCAGTTGGTAGTCCAAATTCTTCTTTTAATCCTTTAATCTCATCTTCTCCCAATGGAGATCCATGAGCTGAACTAGTATCCTGCTTAGTAGGTGCTCCATAAGCAATATGTGTATTAGCCATAATTAACGTAGGTTTATCAATAACTTCTTTCCCTTCTGCAATGGCTGCTCTTAAAGCATCAAGATCATGACCATCAACATCTTCAACTACATGCCAATCATAGGCTTTAAATCTATCGGCTACTGATTCAGTAAAGGTAATATCTGTATTACCACCAATGGAAATATCATTATCATCATAAATAGCTACTAATTTATCTAACCCTAAATGCCCAGCTAATGAAGCAGCTTCGGCAACTATTCCCTCCATCATACAACCATCACCTAATAGAGTATATGTATGATGGTCTACTATTTGATGGTCAGTTGTATTATACTTTTCAGCTAACATTTTCTCTGTAACTGCCATACCTACCGCATTAGAAAAACCTTGTCCTAGTGGTCCAGTAGTAGTATCAATTCCTGGAGTATGACCATATTCAGGGTGACCTGGAGTTTTTGAATTTAATTGCCTGAAATTCTTTAAATCATCAAGTGATAAATTATAACCTGTTATATGTAATAAAGAATACAACAAAGCTGAGCCATGACCTGCTGATAAAACAAACCGGTCGCGATTGGCCCATTCAGGTTGGGTTGGGTCATGACTCATTACTTCACTGTATAATAATGAACCTATATCGGCACACCCTACTGGTAATCCTGGATGGCCAGACCCAGCTTCTTCTACCATATCAGCAGATAATCCTCTTACTACATTAGATACTTCTTTTAACACTTTAATCACTCCCATTATAATATTAATTTTTACTTACAATACTTTAAAAACCACATAATAAAGAAGACCCTCTAATATAGAGAGCCTTAAAAATTACTATTATTCTTGAGCTTCTTTCCAATCATCTAAAAATCTCTGAATTCCAATATCCGTTAGTGGATGTTGAGACATCTTCTTAATTACACTAGAAGGAATAGTAGCAATATCTGCTCCTACTAATGCTGCTTCTTTTACATGACGAGGACTTCTGATACTAGCCGTTATAATTTCACTATCTAAATTATAATTAGTTAAAATCTGATTAATTTCTTCAATTAATTTCATTCCATCATGTGCTCTATCATCTAACCTTCCTACAAATGGACTAATAAAGCTCGCTCCAGCCTTTGCTGCTAATAAGGCTTGATTGGCTGAAAAAACTAAAGTAACATTAGTTTTTATACCTTCATTTTCTAAAGTATTAACTGCCTTTAATCCTTCTTCTGTCATTGGAATCTTAACTGCTACGTTAGAAGCTAGCTCTGCTAATTCTCTTGCTTCTTCAATCATCCCTTCAGTATCTGTACTAATTACCTCAGCACTTACTGGACCATCTACTAGTTCACAAATTTCTTTGATTCGTGTATGGAAATCTACATCTCCTTCTTTAGCTACTAAACTAGGATTAGTTGTCACTCCATCAATTACACCTAAACTATTTGCCTCTTTGATTTGGTCTAAATTAGCAGTATCAAGAAAAAATTTCATTTTATCACTCCTTTAAAATTAATAAAATAACATTTAACCAAAACAAATCTTTGTCTCTTACAATTTAGTTAAGTAGAATCAATACAAACCAGCTAACAACTGGCTTGTATTGAAAATTATCATTATTACATTAAAAGACCAGCAATTGTAGCAGTCATATATGTCGCTAATGATCCACCAATTAAAGCTCTAACACCTAAAGCAGCAATCTCTCCTCTACGTTCAGGAGCTAAACTACCGATTCCGCCAACCTGAATTGCAATAGATGAGAAATTAGAAAATCCACATAAAGCAAAAGTAGCAATCATTTCTGATTTAGCAGATAAAGCTCCTTCTTTAATCATTTGAGATAATTGAGAATAAGCTACAAATTCATTTATAGCCATCTTTTGACCTAATAAACTTCCTACTTCTTGAATTTCAGCTACTGGAACTCCCATTAAGAAAGATAATGGTGCAAAAATATATCCCAAGATCTGTTCTAAACTAGTACCTAAAAAACTTAATGGATAGTTAATTAAAGCAATTAATGAAACAAACGCAAGTAACATAGCTGCTACATTTAAAGCTAACTGTAATCCCTCACTTGCCCCTTCAGCAGCTGCATCAATTATATTAGCATTATCAATCTCTAAATCAATTTCCATATCACCTGATGTAGCTGACTCTTTGGTCTCCGGCACAATAATTTTAGCCATTACTAAAGCTGCAGGAGCAGACATAATACTAGCTGCTAGTAAATATCCAGCATCAATTCCCATACCAATATAACCAGCCATTACTCCTCCTGCTACAGTAGCCATACCACCAGTCATTAAAGCCATTATTTCAGATCGGGTCATATCTGGCACATATCTTTTTACAACTAGTGGGGCTTCTGTTTGCCCAACAAAT contains:
- the fsa gene encoding fructose-6-phosphate aldolase; amino-acid sequence: MKFFLDTANLDQIKEANSLGVIDGVTTNPSLVAKEGDVDFHTRIKEICELVDGPVSAEVISTDTEGMIEEARELAELASNVAVKIPMTEEGLKAVNTLENEGIKTNVTLVFSANQALLAAKAGASFISPFVGRLDDRAHDGMKLIEEINQILTNYNLDSEIITASIRSPRHVKEAALVGADIATIPSSVIKKMSQHPLTDIGIQRFLDDWKEAQE
- the tkt gene encoding transketolase; translated protein: MLKEVSNVVRGLSADMVEEAGSGHPGLPVGCADIGSLLYSEVMSHDPTQPEWANRDRFVLSAGHGSALLYSLLHITGYNLSLDDLKNFRQLNSKTPGHPEYGHTPGIDTTTGPLGQGFSNAVGMAVTEKMLAEKYNTTDHQIVDHHTYTLLGDGCMMEGIVAEAASLAGHLGLDKLVAIYDDNDISIGGNTDITFTESVADRFKAYDWHVVEDVDGHDLDALRAAIAEGKEVIDKPTLIMANTHIAYGAPTKQDTSSAHGSPLGEDEIKGLKEEFGLPTDEKFYISNKVKEFLNQRKEELQAERAAWEEEFAAWAKANPELKEEWDNGYNLELPTDLQDVVEKLEIDTPIATRKASGATLREMADQVPYLVGGSADLAPSNKTYLNKYDEIQQDNYDGRNFRFGVREHAMGAIANGISLHQGLRPFVATFLVFSDYLRPAVRMSALMNQPVVYVFTHDSVYIGEDGPTHQPVEQIESLRLIPNLDVIRPADEEETKEAWLQAMERTDGPTALILTRQDLPHLNKDNKVVNMSQGGYVVKEERNAEVTLLASGSEVSLATEVAEMLTAEDVLSRIVSIPNRDKFLEQEQSYIQEVLGDEDNLRVAIEAGVGNGWHQLLKLDDLVVSVDQFGASGPGQEVAQQLGFTTQKITEDILNQL
- a CDS encoding NupC/NupG family nucleoside CNT transporter, whose product is MSKFIGIIGMFVLLGIAYAVSENRKEIDYHPVIGGILLQLTFAFIILKWPLGKRLFEKLSDFVAKILGFSTDGANFLFGSLMDTGFSFALSVIPTIIFFSSLMSVLYYLGVVQKVVKYMAKVMKKTMDLSGAESLSAAANVFVGQTEAPLVVKRYVPDMTRSEIMALMTGGMATVAGGVMAGYIGMGIDAGYLLAASIMSAPAALVMAKIIVPETKESATSGDMEIDLEIDNANIIDAAAEGASEGLQLALNVAAMLLAFVSLIALINYPLSFLGTSLEQILGYIFAPLSFLMGVPVAEIQEVGSLLGQKMAINEFVAYSQLSQMIKEGALSAKSEMIATFALCGFSNFSSIAIQVGGIGSLAPERRGEIAALGVRALIGGSLATYMTATIAGLLM